One window from the genome of Gimesia aquarii encodes:
- a CDS encoding PAS domain S-box protein has protein sequence MESNLSSTRGKIKQFRIDSTSKIKKPLTESYSQTAELSSIKLLIESIPSGVVLCSEGMLFVNQRADDLLGGSEKHLAIFEENLKQLFKLRTKVPTASKVLQHSEQAEICFHLNDGMQHLCEVTLPNNTEKELWLIDDITAQRQNERLLRLLSHATSGVTGDEFYKRLVKVLADALRLKGVFLVQHTESSDQVEKCRTIGAYLNESLVPDFEYEVAGTPCESAVGSEPYIVHSGVAVQYPEDYFLVEHQIESYFSIPMINKNGEIHGHLILLGDRPIYENLTEIPAIKNYTFRAATEVSRERAEKKLKDSELRITMAARGSVMGFWDYDILTGQVKFDDHWYSMLGYEPGEFPATFEAWEKLVHTDDLPPTLKLLEDYIQGTSTTYEAEIRMKKKNGDWKWIFTRGKISSYSPDKNPLQIIGTHIDIDDLKRSQQIRLENEARLRIIMDQIPAILWTTDCNNQYTSIVGAGLNQFGIQPNETVGQAIYGFHESHDASKNMIAMHDRTLKGESVRFEQRLQNTILDIHIEPLRNSNDEIIGCIGLAIDVTVRKNTVEQVNRQRILLQTIFHSVTDAMIVTDRSHNVVMCNESIQIYFRCKEADLLGKPIREIIASGEQYDDEYLRVSYPNSRVLKPFIVEYQRADGSCFQGETIVTPLRRSDNQITGYIQVIRDITDRIQIEEEKDQLHAQMLHAQKLESLGVLAGGVAHDFNNLLLAILGNTNLALLDLNEDSPVIQNVQNIEIAAKHAAKICERLLAYSGRRTFASSTFNLNLIIQETVEILKTIVSPNALIELILSEEELLIHGDTGQIEQVVLNLLTNASEAIQNQSRAGKICIRTGILDLTPAQCASYYFCENIHPGKFVYFEIEDNGIGMDEDCQSKMFDPFFTTKFTGRGLGLAGVSGIIRGHHGGLYVESALNSGSCFRVILPAADHTVEDLKSDSSVDSLVAPHASSVLVIDDDKAVSNVVNNILKRFGFSVLVANSGSEGLEIFEQNRNLINVVLLDMTMPGLSGVETLNLLKNKGITVPVILTSGLSETDVASQIEKSEFVHFLKKPYKPQKLVNVVSRALLRHQIQEDSSSNYY, from the coding sequence ATGGAGTCCAACTTAAGTTCAACTCGAGGGAAAATAAAGCAATTTCGTATTGATTCTACGTCAAAGATAAAGAAACCGCTAACAGAATCCTATTCTCAGACCGCAGAGCTTTCATCTATTAAATTATTAATCGAAAGTATTCCTTCAGGTGTGGTTTTATGTTCTGAAGGAATGTTGTTTGTCAATCAGAGAGCAGACGATCTTTTAGGTGGTTCTGAGAAGCATCTGGCAATCTTTGAGGAAAACCTTAAGCAGTTATTTAAATTGAGGACGAAAGTGCCAACTGCATCAAAGGTGTTGCAGCATTCTGAACAGGCAGAAATTTGTTTTCACCTGAATGATGGAATGCAGCATTTATGTGAAGTTACACTTCCGAATAACACGGAAAAAGAACTTTGGCTGATCGATGATATTACCGCACAAAGGCAGAATGAACGCTTACTGCGGTTACTTTCTCACGCGACGAGTGGCGTTACTGGAGATGAATTTTATAAACGTTTAGTAAAGGTATTAGCCGATGCCCTCAGACTAAAGGGTGTTTTTTTAGTTCAACATACGGAATCAAGTGATCAAGTAGAAAAGTGTCGGACAATTGGAGCCTATCTTAATGAGTCATTGGTTCCTGATTTCGAGTATGAAGTGGCTGGGACCCCTTGTGAGAGTGCTGTCGGAAGTGAGCCATATATTGTCCATAGTGGTGTAGCCGTACAATATCCTGAAGATTATTTCTTAGTTGAACACCAGATTGAATCTTATTTTAGCATTCCCATGATCAATAAAAATGGGGAGATTCATGGCCATCTGATTCTACTGGGGGATCGGCCGATTTATGAGAATCTGACAGAGATTCCAGCCATAAAAAACTATACATTTCGGGCTGCAACTGAGGTAAGCCGGGAACGTGCTGAAAAGAAACTTAAGGACAGTGAACTTCGCATTACAATGGCTGCTCGTGGATCGGTTATGGGGTTTTGGGATTATGACATTCTTACTGGTCAAGTTAAGTTCGATGATCATTGGTACTCAATGCTGGGTTATGAACCAGGGGAATTTCCAGCTACATTTGAAGCATGGGAAAAATTAGTTCATACCGATGATTTACCGCCCACTCTAAAATTACTTGAGGATTATATTCAGGGAACGTCTACTACATACGAAGCAGAAATTCGTATGAAGAAAAAGAATGGCGATTGGAAGTGGATTTTTACGAGAGGGAAGATTTCCTCCTATAGCCCCGATAAGAATCCATTGCAAATTATTGGTACACATATCGATATTGATGATCTAAAACGCTCTCAGCAAATCCGTTTGGAAAATGAAGCGCGATTAAGAATTATTATGGATCAAATTCCCGCCATTCTATGGACAACGGATTGCAATAACCAATACACCTCAATCGTAGGAGCTGGACTCAACCAATTTGGGATTCAGCCTAATGAAACTGTGGGACAGGCGATTTATGGTTTTCATGAGTCCCACGATGCTTCTAAAAATATGATAGCTATGCATGACAGGACGTTAAAGGGGGAATCGGTCCGGTTTGAGCAGCGCTTACAAAACACGATTTTGGATATTCATATTGAACCCCTAAGAAATTCGAATGATGAAATTATCGGCTGCATTGGTTTGGCAATAGATGTAACCGTGAGAAAGAACACAGTAGAACAAGTAAATCGTCAACGAATATTACTCCAGACGATTTTCCATTCTGTCACGGATGCAATGATTGTGACAGACCGAAGTCATAATGTCGTAATGTGTAACGAATCAATTCAAATCTATTTTCGATGTAAAGAGGCTGACCTCTTGGGAAAACCGATTCGGGAAATCATTGCCTCTGGTGAGCAATATGATGATGAGTATTTAAGAGTTTCCTATCCGAACTCCCGTGTATTGAAACCTTTCATCGTAGAGTATCAACGTGCTGATGGATCTTGTTTTCAGGGGGAGACCATTGTGACTCCTTTAAGACGATCCGATAATCAAATCACTGGTTATATTCAGGTGATTCGGGATATAACCGATCGAATTCAGATCGAAGAAGAAAAAGATCAATTGCATGCGCAAATGTTGCATGCTCAGAAACTGGAAAGCCTGGGGGTTTTGGCAGGTGGTGTTGCTCATGATTTCAATAATTTATTGCTGGCAATTTTAGGTAATACTAATTTGGCGCTGCTGGATTTAAACGAGGACTCTCCCGTTATTCAGAATGTTCAAAATATTGAAATTGCGGCCAAGCATGCGGCAAAAATTTGTGAGCGACTTTTAGCATATTCAGGTAGGCGTACTTTTGCTTCAAGCACCTTTAATCTCAATCTTATTATTCAGGAAACAGTTGAGATTTTAAAAACGATTGTATCTCCGAATGCTCTCATTGAGTTGATTCTTTCTGAAGAGGAATTGTTGATTCATGGAGACACGGGGCAAATTGAACAAGTCGTTCTGAATTTGTTGACGAATGCTTCTGAAGCAATCCAGAATCAAAGTAGGGCAGGAAAGATCTGCATTCGAACAGGCATATTGGATTTAACTCCAGCACAATGTGCAAGCTACTACTTTTGTGAAAATATTCATCCAGGAAAGTTTGTCTACTTCGAAATTGAAGATAACGGAATTGGAATGGATGAAGATTGTCAGTCAAAAATGTTTGATCCCTTTTTTACCACAAAATTCACGGGAAGAGGACTGGGTTTGGCAGGAGTTTCTGGAATCATCCGTGGGCATCATGGAGGACTTTATGTTGAGTCAGCGCTCAATTCGGGATCTTGTTTTCGTGTGATTTTACCTGCAGCTGATCACACCGTTGAGGACTTAAAATCTGATAGTAGTGTTGATTCTCTTGTAGCTCCTCATGCGAGTTCTGTTTTGGTTATTGATGATGATAAAGCAGTGTCGAATGTGGTCAACAATATTTTAAAGCGATTCGGATTTTCGGTATTAGTTGCAAATTCTGGGAGCGAAGGCCTCGAGATCTTTGAGCAGAATCGTAATTTGATCAATGTTGTATTACTGGATATGACTATGCCGGGGCTGAGCGGAGTTGAGACACTCAATTTGCTGAAGAATAAAGGAATTACTGTTCCAGTGATTTTGACCAGTGGTCTGAGTGAAACCGATGTTGCCAGTCAAATTGAAAAATCTGAATTTGTTCACTTCCTCAAGAAACCCTATAAACCACAAAAGCTGGTCAACGTTGTCAGTCGGGCCTTGTTACGACATCAGATCCAGGAAGATTCATCAAGCAATTATTACTAG
- a CDS encoding ECF-type sigma factor yields the protein MPQMSLIEETVTQWIDQLKTGDAQAAQKLWESYFLEMVEVARRKLQGAPKAMADEEDVALSAFKSFCLGAQKGRFPQVTDRDNLWPFLVAITSHKSVDLIRNENRQKRGGTGKSGGASEKMKWTSIPLDFEEIIQKQPSPEFAAQLAEELERLLILLDKTGDSTLRQVALGKMEGETTTELAQNLGCARRTVERKLQLITRLWQEDCNL from the coding sequence ATGCCTCAAATGTCTTTGATTGAAGAGACAGTTACGCAATGGATTGACCAGTTAAAAACAGGTGACGCTCAGGCTGCGCAGAAATTATGGGAATCTTATTTTTTGGAAATGGTTGAAGTTGCTAGACGTAAACTGCAGGGGGCTCCCAAGGCGATGGCAGATGAAGAAGATGTTGCATTAAGCGCGTTTAAAAGTTTTTGTCTGGGTGCGCAGAAGGGCCGATTTCCTCAGGTCACTGATCGAGACAATTTATGGCCTTTTCTTGTTGCAATTACATCTCACAAATCTGTCGACTTAATTAGAAATGAGAACCGACAAAAGCGAGGGGGAACTGGTAAGAGTGGTGGTGCTTCAGAAAAGATGAAGTGGACATCAATTCCTTTGGATTTTGAAGAAATCATTCAAAAACAACCTTCACCCGAATTTGCAGCCCAATTAGCAGAAGAATTAGAACGGCTCTTGATTTTATTGGATAAAACCGGTGATTCGACATTAAGACAGGTTGCATTAGGCAAAATGGAAGGGGAAACTACTACTGAACTTGCGCAGAATCTTGGCTGTGCTCGTCGCACAGTTGAAAGAAAACTTCAGTTAATTACACGTCTGTGGCAAGAGGATTGCAATTTGTGA
- a CDS encoding bifunctional serine/threonine-protein kinase/formylglycine-generating enzyme family protein, which yields MNSRNETDFEQLPSDLMLKINQLCDQFESELKQENLPSISAYLDDVAVEYRDVILKELIPLEVEHRFEQGEQPDSSEYLTQFPALNQEWVLTVIRNARADSKTVSAYSKHNSRQIKSREFSLEEYISGLTESGIISKHDLNDLIQKFDKSKKPKTILDLSELLIQRGKLTKYQAHVLSSGEDHPLLIGDYLILEPIGSGGMGTVYKAIHQRMKRVVALKVIRTDLDQVPDRLKRFEREVQTAARLSHPHIVTAYDAGEENGVHYLICEYIDGESLTELVRGSGPLDFSDTLNCIMQVARGLEYAHGQGVIHRDIKPANILVDDQGDLKILDMGLARLQQSSEDLLANGSQTELTTSQFFMGTIDYMAPEQARNTKLADHRSDIYSLGCTLYFLLTAKPVYEGETTVERILAHKEQPIPCLSGLSLQIPAEFDTIFAKMLAKEPNDRYNTVTELIADLKEFSSEYLQDQTFTLPVVDGKSNTVSDENWASTPTEIQSAVSDLTVLGTATSQENQNQNKAKEKVLFWGSIASAAVILIGIFFWNRSNQNSLSSESGLSNTGTPTASPFAPAEAKQYQQEYAKKLKLPVIEYVSLGDQGKEQQLELTLIPPGKFTMRNPSHSLTAGVEDAYLVKLTKPYYMSTTEITTGLYRVFVDETKYQTDAERSSSGGYGMEGGGWRQSSDYSWKYVGELEIKDQMPVLSISWNDAVAFCKWLSDKTGDRYRLPTEAEWEYACRAGTQSDWFFGTDPGELENYAWFRNNSENRIHPVKQKLPNPFGLYDIYGNEWEWCQDFYREDYFTESTREDPTGPEQGSGRVRRGGGFGQTSDQLTSDARENGIPEAPLHGSFRIVRELKRD from the coding sequence GTGAACTCACGAAATGAAACAGATTTCGAGCAGCTTCCTTCAGACTTGATGCTAAAAATTAATCAATTGTGTGATCAGTTTGAGTCCGAGTTGAAGCAGGAGAATCTACCTTCAATCAGTGCTTATCTTGATGATGTCGCTGTGGAATATCGAGATGTGATTTTGAAGGAACTCATCCCATTAGAGGTTGAGCATCGCTTCGAACAAGGAGAGCAACCAGATTCAAGCGAGTACCTTACGCAATTTCCAGCTCTGAATCAGGAATGGGTATTGACGGTGATCCGTAACGCACGTGCAGATAGTAAAACGGTTTCAGCATACAGTAAACATAACAGCCGTCAAATTAAATCTCGAGAATTCTCGCTTGAAGAGTATATTTCTGGGTTAACGGAGTCAGGAATTATCTCAAAGCATGATTTGAATGATTTAATACAAAAATTTGATAAAAGCAAAAAGCCTAAAACGATTTTAGATTTGTCAGAGTTACTGATTCAACGAGGTAAGCTGACAAAATATCAAGCGCATGTGCTCTCTTCTGGCGAAGACCACCCCCTGTTAATAGGTGATTACCTCATTCTTGAACCGATTGGTTCGGGAGGTATGGGAACGGTTTACAAAGCCATTCACCAACGCATGAAACGAGTCGTCGCGCTAAAAGTAATTCGTACTGATCTGGATCAAGTACCTGATCGACTGAAGCGATTTGAAAGAGAAGTGCAGACTGCAGCCCGGCTTTCACACCCTCATATCGTAACTGCTTATGATGCAGGCGAGGAAAATGGGGTGCATTACCTGATTTGTGAATATATTGATGGTGAGAGTCTGACCGAACTGGTACGTGGTTCAGGCCCCCTGGATTTTTCTGATACGCTAAATTGCATTATGCAAGTCGCACGAGGTTTGGAATATGCACACGGTCAGGGTGTGATACATCGTGATATCAAACCGGCAAATATACTTGTTGATGATCAAGGTGATCTCAAAATTCTCGATATGGGTTTGGCCCGTCTTCAGCAATCTTCTGAAGATCTGCTCGCCAATGGTTCACAAACAGAATTAACAACAAGTCAGTTTTTCATGGGCACCATCGATTATATGGCTCCCGAACAAGCTAGAAATACCAAGTTGGCTGATCATCGCTCCGATATTTACAGCCTGGGCTGCACACTGTATTTTCTATTAACAGCAAAGCCGGTTTATGAAGGAGAAACAACAGTCGAACGTATTCTGGCGCACAAGGAACAGCCTATTCCCTGTCTTTCCGGACTTAGTCTGCAGATTCCAGCAGAATTTGATACCATTTTTGCAAAGATGTTAGCGAAAGAGCCCAACGATCGCTACAACACTGTGACGGAGTTGATCGCTGATCTCAAAGAGTTCAGTTCTGAATATTTGCAGGACCAGACTTTCACTTTACCTGTTGTTGATGGTAAGTCAAATACAGTATCTGATGAAAACTGGGCCAGTACTCCAACAGAAATCCAGTCGGCCGTTTCAGATCTCACAGTTTTGGGAACAGCAACTTCGCAGGAAAATCAGAATCAAAATAAAGCAAAAGAAAAGGTGCTTTTCTGGGGAAGCATTGCCAGCGCTGCTGTGATTCTGATTGGTATCTTTTTTTGGAATCGTTCCAATCAGAATTCGTTATCATCTGAGTCAGGTCTTAGTAACACTGGTACTCCAACGGCAAGTCCGTTCGCACCAGCTGAGGCGAAACAATATCAGCAGGAGTATGCAAAGAAACTCAAGCTGCCAGTCATAGAGTATGTATCTCTTGGTGATCAGGGTAAGGAACAGCAACTGGAGCTGACATTGATTCCGCCTGGCAAATTTACCATGCGAAATCCTTCCCATTCACTGACAGCTGGTGTTGAAGATGCGTATCTCGTCAAACTTACCAAGCCATATTATATGAGTACGACCGAGATTACGACTGGACTATATCGTGTTTTTGTGGACGAGACAAAGTACCAAACGGATGCAGAACGCAGCAGCAGTGGTGGATACGGAATGGAAGGTGGGGGTTGGCGCCAATCCAGCGACTACTCCTGGAAATATGTAGGTGAATTAGAGATCAAAGATCAGATGCCCGTTCTAAGTATCAGTTGGAATGATGCTGTCGCTTTTTGTAAGTGGCTTTCTGACAAAACGGGTGATCGTTATCGCTTGCCAACTGAGGCGGAGTGGGAATATGCGTGTCGTGCGGGAACTCAATCAGACTGGTTCTTTGGCACTGATCCAGGAGAACTGGAGAATTACGCCTGGTTCCGCAATAATTCTGAAAATCGAATTCATCCCGTAAAACAGAAGTTACCTAACCCATTTGGACTGTATGACATCTATGGCAATGAATGGGAATGGTGTCAGGATTTTTATCGTGAGGACTATTTTACTGAGTCTACTCGGGAAGATCCCACAGGCCCTGAGCAAGGGAGTGGCAGGGTCCGCCGTGGAGGTGGATTTGGACAGACATCTGATCAATTGACGTCCGATGCTCGTGAGAATGGAATTCCTGAAGCCCCGCTTCACGGCTCATTTCGCATTGTCCGTGAATTGAAACGAGACTAG
- a CDS encoding FMN-binding protein, with the protein MTELPLAAEPPHSARPVSHLKSIALKTYRMSVLVLIVFLIRDYYVRTRVQGKSPIELQEVQSFLPQAHSLKIDHSDRMGLFILDQNQKQIGYAIRTSPISDEIIGYCGPSDTLLVFDKTTEKVIGLSIRSSGDTTSHVKDVRNNQYFMNLWKQYSWDELAKLDLQHGEIEGVSGATMTSMGIAHTIAFRVQYSNQKSQIVQPFQFQMKDAILVLFCAGAYLITFTRLKHYHWLRNLFKATAFVYLGFLSGDLLAESLFAGWAKYSIPWRQSFGLVVLAVLAIFIPWATRRNLYCQSICPHGTAQEFLGRIVPAKRKWKVRPDVKKALRWIPVLLLVVVLTVIFIDLPIDLAELEAFDAYLLASAGIASILIAIIGLLASLFVPQAYCHYGCPTGTIFEFVRSHGRADRFGKSDYIAMLFLGMAFVFNQYAELIKQTLFQ; encoded by the coding sequence ATGACAGAGTTACCGCTAGCTGCCGAGCCTCCTCATTCTGCCCGTCCGGTGAGCCATCTGAAATCAATTGCTTTAAAAACTTATCGCATGTCGGTCTTAGTTCTCATCGTGTTCCTGATTCGGGACTATTATGTTCGCACTCGTGTGCAGGGAAAGTCCCCCATCGAGCTACAAGAAGTGCAGTCATTTCTCCCGCAGGCCCATTCTTTAAAAATAGACCATTCTGACCGTATGGGACTGTTCATTCTGGACCAGAACCAAAAACAGATCGGTTATGCCATTAGGACATCCCCGATCTCAGATGAGATCATTGGCTACTGTGGTCCTTCGGACACTCTTCTCGTTTTTGACAAGACAACTGAAAAAGTGATTGGTCTATCAATTCGCAGTAGTGGTGATACAACATCGCATGTGAAAGATGTGCGTAACAATCAATACTTTATGAATCTATGGAAACAATACTCATGGGATGAATTAGCGAAACTGGATCTACAGCACGGAGAAATCGAAGGCGTTTCAGGAGCCACCATGACTAGTATGGGAATTGCCCATACCATCGCTTTTCGCGTTCAATATTCCAACCAGAAATCGCAAATCGTTCAACCTTTCCAATTTCAGATGAAAGATGCAATTCTGGTTCTTTTTTGTGCAGGAGCATATCTCATCACTTTTACCCGCCTCAAACATTACCACTGGCTTCGAAATCTATTTAAAGCTACAGCGTTCGTCTATCTTGGGTTTTTGAGTGGTGATCTATTGGCAGAATCACTCTTTGCCGGCTGGGCGAAATATTCGATACCCTGGCGTCAATCTTTCGGTCTCGTCGTCCTGGCGGTGCTTGCAATCTTCATACCTTGGGCAACCCGTCGAAATCTCTACTGTCAAAGCATTTGTCCGCATGGAACTGCGCAAGAGTTTCTAGGAAGAATTGTGCCTGCAAAGCGTAAGTGGAAAGTCAGACCGGATGTCAAAAAAGCACTACGCTGGATCCCAGTTTTATTACTGGTTGTGGTATTAACGGTGATTTTTATAGATCTCCCGATTGATTTGGCTGAATTGGAAGCATTTGATGCTTATCTGCTAGCGTCTGCTGGGATTGCTTCGATTTTAATTGCCATCATCGGACTTCTGGCATCTTTGTTTGTCCCTCAAGCATACTGCCACTATGGTTGTCCGACTGGAACAATTTTTGAATTTGTAAGATCACACGGAAGAGCAGATCGCTTTGGCAAAAGTGATTATATCGCCATGCTATTCCTAGGAATGGCATTCGTTTTCAATCAGTATGCAGAATTGATCAAGCAAACTCTGTTTCAATGA
- a CDS encoding FAD-dependent oxidoreductase, giving the protein MRFTTQFLYVLVGLSLCLFSSNSLADSKPTEGVLVEAESFQQQGGWKLDTQFIHIMGSPYLLAHGLGQPVEDAKTTVKFPSTGKYRLFVRTKDWVAPWKAPGTPGRFQLLVDGKPINETFGTKSPTWFWHDGGTVEITKPEIELTLHDLTGFAGRCDAILFTKDLSYNPPNDMAPMDQWRKEMLGLPDQPEKTKPYDLVVVGGGYAGMGAAISAARMGCKVALIQNRPVLGGNGSSEVRVWAQGLVRRGKYPHIGEIIAEFADSATASPGTYEEFGDQIKEQIVKAEPNIDLFLNTHAYAVKKEGDKIRSVTAFNTKTAKRTEFLGTLFADCTGHAEIGFLAGADYYTHEKGHMGMSNMWTWKETKESQSFPHVEWALNLDMEDFPYPQRFHGQWFWESGFDKDPIKDLESMRDWNFRAVYGAWNAMKNKGGKDKHANAVLTWMAYIGGPRESRMLRGDVILRRKDIANKVAFPDGCVPSTWSIDLHYPKKQYMQKYPEDPFISKAVFDRSVDRKRGYPIPYRCFYSRNVPNLFMAGRCISVTHEALGTVRVMKTGGMMGEVVGKAAAVCIDQQCNPRAVYTDHYQELEKLLARKGIERRDTIEGSFYIRKDSKQLPPVIDAYIDPATLPGLVIDDEHNNVQFVGKWTKGEGLKGYIGNHYVYHGKGKKAEIHFKFQVDQSGKYEIRLAYGHHKNRATNTPVTIRSSQGTKTVKINQRVKPPLAHGFISLGTFNFEKDQPIAVIMSNSGVDGNVHADAIQILPSE; this is encoded by the coding sequence ATGCGTTTCACAACTCAGTTTCTATACGTACTCGTAGGACTTTCGCTCTGTCTATTCTCATCAAATAGCTTAGCTGACTCGAAACCCACTGAGGGAGTTCTGGTGGAAGCAGAAAGTTTTCAGCAACAGGGAGGCTGGAAACTGGATACGCAGTTTATCCATATCATGGGCTCGCCCTACTTACTGGCACACGGTTTGGGACAGCCTGTTGAAGATGCGAAGACGACAGTCAAATTTCCTTCCACAGGAAAGTATCGTCTCTTTGTTCGCACCAAAGACTGGGTCGCTCCCTGGAAAGCACCTGGTACTCCAGGTCGGTTCCAATTACTGGTCGACGGAAAACCAATAAATGAAACATTTGGAACCAAAAGTCCCACCTGGTTTTGGCATGATGGAGGAACCGTCGAAATCACCAAGCCAGAAATTGAGCTTACATTACACGACTTAACCGGGTTTGCAGGCCGTTGTGACGCGATTCTGTTCACAAAAGATCTTTCCTATAATCCACCAAATGACATGGCTCCGATGGACCAGTGGCGCAAAGAAATGTTGGGACTTCCTGATCAACCTGAAAAAACAAAACCGTATGATCTAGTTGTCGTAGGTGGTGGATATGCAGGTATGGGGGCAGCCATCTCTGCCGCACGCATGGGCTGCAAAGTCGCATTGATTCAAAACCGACCTGTACTGGGGGGGAACGGAAGTTCTGAAGTGCGTGTCTGGGCACAGGGACTGGTCCGCCGCGGCAAATATCCTCACATTGGCGAAATCATTGCAGAATTTGCGGACTCGGCGACTGCTTCTCCGGGAACCTATGAAGAGTTCGGAGATCAGATCAAAGAACAAATCGTAAAGGCAGAACCAAATATTGACTTGTTCTTAAATACACACGCCTATGCTGTCAAAAAAGAGGGCGATAAAATTCGAAGTGTGACGGCATTTAATACCAAGACCGCTAAGCGTACCGAATTTCTCGGCACTCTGTTTGCTGATTGTACAGGTCACGCTGAAATCGGCTTTCTTGCTGGTGCAGATTATTACACTCATGAAAAAGGACACATGGGTATGAGCAACATGTGGACTTGGAAAGAGACCAAAGAATCTCAATCCTTCCCCCATGTTGAATGGGCATTAAACCTTGATATGGAAGACTTTCCTTATCCGCAGCGCTTTCATGGCCAATGGTTCTGGGAAAGTGGCTTCGACAAAGATCCGATTAAAGATCTCGAATCAATGCGTGACTGGAATTTCAGAGCCGTCTATGGTGCCTGGAATGCGATGAAAAATAAAGGAGGCAAAGACAAGCATGCCAACGCTGTCTTAACCTGGATGGCATATATTGGAGGGCCGCGTGAATCCCGCATGTTACGCGGTGACGTCATACTTCGCAGAAAAGATATTGCGAACAAAGTTGCATTTCCTGATGGCTGCGTTCCCAGCACCTGGTCTATCGATTTACATTACCCCAAAAAACAATACATGCAAAAATATCCGGAGGATCCTTTTATCTCCAAAGCAGTGTTCGACAGAAGTGTTGACCGCAAGCGCGGCTATCCCATCCCTTACCGCTGCTTTTATTCTCGAAATGTTCCCAATCTATTTATGGCCGGACGTTGTATTAGCGTGACTCACGAAGCACTCGGAACCGTAAGAGTTATGAAGACAGGTGGCATGATGGGTGAAGTCGTAGGAAAGGCGGCTGCGGTCTGTATTGATCAACAATGCAATCCCCGAGCAGTGTATACGGATCATTATCAAGAACTTGAAAAACTATTAGCAAGAAAAGGGATCGAACGGCGCGACACAATTGAAGGAAGTTTTTATATCCGTAAAGATTCCAAGCAACTTCCTCCCGTGATCGACGCTTATATTGATCCGGCAACGCTACCGGGATTGGTCATTGACGATGAACATAATAATGTTCAATTCGTTGGCAAATGGACCAAAGGCGAAGGGCTCAAAGGTTACATTGGCAATCATTACGTTTATCATGGTAAAGGAAAAAAAGCAGAAATCCATTTCAAGTTTCAGGTGGATCAATCTGGTAAGTATGAGATCCGTCTCGCTTATGGGCATCATAAAAATCGTGCCACGAACACACCGGTAACTATTCGCTCATCACAGGGAACGAAAACCGTGAAAATCAACCAACGAGTCAAGCCTCCCTTAGCTCACGGTTTTATATCACTGGGAACATTTAATTTTGAAAAAGACCAGCCGATCGCAGTGATTATGTCAAATAGTGGCGTGGACGGTAATGTGCATGCTGATGCAATTCAAATCCTCCCCAGCGAATAA